From Rutidosis leptorrhynchoides isolate AG116_Rl617_1_P2 chromosome 3, CSIRO_AGI_Rlap_v1, whole genome shotgun sequence, a single genomic window includes:
- the LOC139900611 gene encoding uncharacterized protein — MDLEKAGENRLVQLNELDELRLDVYENSSLYNEKTKCWHDAHLRERKEFEPGQKVLLYNSRFKFSSGKLRSRWSGPFVVKQAFPADHVELIRRDGECFKVNGYRLKLYYEGLNEIKKEDLTFDSKDT; from the coding sequence ATGGATCTCGAAAAGGCGGGTGAAAATAGGCTTGTGCAACTAAATGAGCTAGATGAGTTAAGGTTAGATGTGTACGAGAACTCCTCTTTGTATAACGAGAAAACAAAATGTTGGCACGATGCCCATTTGCGAGAGCGAAAGGAGTTTGAACCGGGTCAAAAAGTCTTACTTTATAATTCAAGGTTCAAATTCTCGTCGGGAAAActtaggtcacgatggtccggtccattcgtggtCAAACAAGCTTTTCCGGCCGATCATGTTGAGTTAATTAGAAGGGATGGTGAATGCTTCAAGGTGAATGGTTACCGATTAAAATTATACTATGAGGGATTAAATGAAATCAAGAAGGAGGACCTCACCTTTGACTCGAAAGATACTTGA